The following proteins are encoded in a genomic region of Channa argus isolate prfri chromosome 3, Channa argus male v1.0, whole genome shotgun sequence:
- the lrpap1 gene encoding alpha-2-macroglobulin receptor-associated protein, with the protein MKLQCLVVAMCLGVGVMAGKYSLEMNEPKPSGSDGHTVEFRIAKLNQVWEKAKRMQLPPVRLSELHSDLRIQEKDELQWKKMKVEGLDENGEKEAQLRRNFNVILAKYGMDGKRDTRPLESNYLKDHDAKEGDIFDDPRLDKLWNKAKSSGKFSNEELLSLKREFQHHKDKIHEYNILMDTIGRTEEIHKNVISPLEGDTKDHVLHQKHTELKQKMRDLNQGFERLRKLSHEGFTEDSEFREPRVIELWEAAKRTNLSKDELDSLKEELHHFETKVEKHSHYQEQLDLSHQKLQHVEALGDKEHIKRNQEKYITLAEKTREMGYKMKKHFQDLSNKISRQGLQHNEL; encoded by the exons atgaaGTTGCAGTGTTTAGTCGTTGCTATGTGTCTCGGTGTGGGTGTAATGGCGGGGAAGTACTCTCTTGAAATGAACGAGCCCAAGCCGAGTGGCAGTGATGGACATACGGTGGAGTTCAGGATAGCTAAGCTGAACCAGGTGTGGGAGAAAGCGAAAAGG ATGCAGTTACCCCCGGTGCGGCTTTCTGAGCTGCACAGTGATCTCAGAATCCAGGAAAAAGATGAGTTGCAATGGAAAAAGATGAAAGTTGAGGGGCTGGATGAAAATGGGGAGAAAGAAGCTCAGCTCAGACGAAACTTCAATG TGATCCTGGCCAAGTATGGGATGGATGGTAAAAGGGACACACGACCACTGGAGAGCAACTACCTAAAGGACCACGACGCCAAAGAGGGAGACATATTTGATGATCCCAGGTTGGATAAACTCTGGAACAAG GCAAAGAGCTCGGGGAAGTTCTCCAATGAGGAGTTACTGAGTCTGAAGAGGGAGTTTCAGCACCACAAAGACAAGATCCACGAGTACAACATCCTGATGGATACCATTGGCAGGACCGAGG AAATACACAAGAATGTGATCTCTCCCCTGGAGGGTGACACCAAAGACCACGTTCTGCACCAGAAGCACACAGAACTGAAGCAGAAGATGAGAGACCTCAACCAGGGCTTTGAGCGTCTCCGTAAGCTCAGCCATGAGGGCTTCACCGAAGACAGTG AGTTTCGGGAGCCTCGCGTGATTGAACTGTGGGAGGCTGCCAAGAGGACCAACCTCAGCAAAGATGAGCTCGACTCTCTCAAG GAGGagctgcatcactttgagaccaAGGTGGAGAAGCACAGCCATTACCAGGAGCAGCTGGATCTGTCGCACCAGAAGCTGCAACACGTGGAGGCTTTAGGAGACAAAGAACACATCAAGAGGAACCAGGAAAAGTACATCACACTTGCTGAAAAGACCAGGGAGATGGGCTACAAG atgaagaaacattttcagGACTTGTCCAATAAGATCTCTCGACAAGGACTGCAGCACAATGAGCTCTGA